AGATGAATGCCGCCATCCGGCGTATCCAGCAGCTGGCTATTGAACACATAGCTGCGCACGGCGGCATCCAAGCCAAAGTCTTCAGCCGAGGCCCAGCACAACAGCAACTCTTCGGACTGCGCTCGCTGCAGCGCCAGCTGCAACTCAGAGCACACCCGTTCGGCGTCGGAAAATGCGCTGGCGTGGGCCAGTAATACACGGCGATGCCCAACGCAGATTACGTCATTGTGGAAAACCCCAGCATCGATGGCCTGCACGGACTGCTCGGCGAGCACCACATGCTCTGGCGTCAGAGTATGCCGACGTGCAATCGCCTGTGAGGCTGCCTGTGTTTGTCTGGCTCTGAATCTCTGCCCATGGGCCCCGTAGACGAAAAAATGCACTCCTGGACAATCCCAGCGCGAGCCAAGCCGAGTATGGTTGGCCGCCCCTTCGTCACCTAATTCCTGTACCGCCGGGAGCGGCTCATGGATAGTAAAGCGCTGCTTGTCCGCGAAGATGCCGCGAAGGTGGTGCGTGGTATGCCGCGCTTCGAGTGCGCGATGCGCCTGACTGACCAAGTTCGCCACCGATAGGTGGACGCGCCCATCTTCGGTATCGGCAGCGGGTGCAACAGTCGCAGCGTTTGCGGTCCACATGCTCGCAGCGGAATACGCGGCTTGGAGGAGCTGCGGAGCCTCCCGGCCAGCTTGCTGCAAAACCTGAGCGCGAGAACCACGAAAGCCCAGTGCGTGTAAGAAGCGCCAGTCCGGCCGTAATGGCGGGGGCAACCAGCCCTGCGCAAGTCCCATGTTCATCACGGTGCGCATCTTGGCCAAACCTTGGAGCGCCGCAGCTCGCGGATTGGCGAGCTGCCCGGCATTTTCAGCAGCAGCAAGGTTCCCTTGGGCTAAACCGCCGTAATGATGCGACGGCCCCACCAGCCCATCAAAATTGGCCTCAAACACTGTCATGCACTACCTATTTATCTGTCTTGTAAGGCCTGAGCACAGGCCCAATGAGAGGTTCTCCACACGTCGCGAGCATGGCCATAGCCCAGTGCTGGGCCAACGCCCGTACCGGCCTCGCCAAGACTGCGAAGGCTCTATCCTAATCTGCAGACAGCGCTTGCGACAGCGGAAAGCGCGCCAAACCCTCTGCGCTCAGTGAGCCAAACCATAGATGTCTCGGGCCTTCGACCACGCAGGTGATGGGAGCAAAAACACCTTGCCCTTGGCCTTGCAAAGAACCTTGGATACGGCCTTGCGCATCCAAGTGCAGCACATGGGCCACCGCTGGCGGATCCGGCTGCAGAAACCGTGGCAGGCGCCATATCACCCGGCGCCAAAATGGCCGCGGGAGCACCCAATCTAACATCGGGTTGCGCGGGGCATACAGGGCCAGCCAGTAGCCGCCATCGCTTGCGACCCGAATGTTGTCAGGGAAACCGGGCCAGTTACTGGCCCAAACCTCGTCTTGGCCTGCTTGGGGACCACGCAACCATAGTCGCCGAGTACGGTAGCGCGAGGTTTCATTAATCAACAAAAAATCTTCGCCAGGGCTTAAGGCTAATCCGTTGGCGAAATACAAACCATCGAGCACCACCCGGGACACACCATTTGCTGGGTCAAAAGCGACCACCCGCCCATTGGCTGCATGCTCGAAGAAGTCGGCACGCACATGATGGTGGTCAAAGCGAACCGAGGCATCACTCAAATAAATGGTGCCATTGTCAGCAATCACCAAATCGTCAGCGAACCCCAAAGGAACCCCTGCCACTTCACGGAGCTCTACCGTGAGTTCCCCGTCTGACCAGCGCAGTAAGCCACGCTCCGCGTCGGCAATCCAAAGTTGTTCCTGAGCGTCTAAGGCCAACCCCAAAGGCCGTCCGCCAGTGTTGCCCAACAACACATGAACATCCGTCGCAGGATCTAGCCGCACCAGATCACCATTGGCAAAGCCGGTATACACGCGCCCTTGAGCATCGAGTGCGACAGCTTCGCCGCCAAAGCCCTGCTCGCGCAGTACACGTTGCGCCCCTTCAAGATGGGTGTTTTGCGCCAGCACCCCGCTCCGCGCAGGCGGCTCCGGAGGCTGCCAGGCCTGCGGCTGGATCGGCACCGGCCAGAACAACAAATACCCCAACAAAATCAGCAGAAGACCCGTAATGATCAGGCGCATAGCCAACACTCTCCCCCAAAAAAAAGACCGCAGGTGAAGTACCTGCGGTCAATGCTAACCGAGTCTAGAGTGGCTGTTGGCCACGACAGGGGAGGACACTTGGGGATGGTCGACGTCGGTTAGCAGGAGGACTCTTTGCGAACGAGTTGAGCATAGGGTGCAACCTCTGCCGTCAAAAAAACGTCAATGCAGAGAATCAAATGACGAATGCACACAAGCGCCCTTTCAGCGGCCGAGCCAAGCAACCTTAAAATCCGCTCTTGGTCGGTCTTTCACCGCGCTTAACCGACCACTCTGCGCACTCTCAGGTCCTGTCTCAGATCCTCAGATCCGCCGCGCTCAACTCCTCTGAGCATATGCTGCTCCCAGGCCCACGCCTGCATGCGCAGCCTGGCTTTGGGGGAGCACGGCCTTTTTCTTAGGAATCTGTGGGCTGAGCTTGGCTCCAGACTTCTGCGATAAGGACACTACGCTAAGCTTGCGTATCCATAGATGGGGAGTGATGGCTTGATCCGAACGCTGCTCAGCGCCTGGACCGGATATCCGGGGCGCTGGTTGATTGGTTTTGCCTTATGTATTGGCCTTGTGATCGGCGGCTGGAACCTGCGCCAAAACTGGCTCGCGGAAGAGATGCAACTCCGCCTAGAGCTAGCAGCGCAAGCACAACTCGCCACCATGGATCCGGATACCATCAGCCCGGCTCGGCTCATCCAGCACCCGCGCGTCGCTCAGGCGCAAGTCGCCTATGCGGATGGCTCTTACTCACCTCGCGCGCGCAGTCCCGACTCCATCCCCTTTTGGCTTCCACGCCGAGCATGGTCCGTGGAACATCAGGGCACCATCGTGGAAATGGTCCTGATCCCGGTCATCACCAGCCAGGCTCCGGTGATGCTGCTCGGCGCCTTAATGCCTCCATTACTCGCAAGCCTCGCCTTTGCCTTGGTATTCGCCCCGCTACTGTCCCGTCCACTGCGGCGCCTGCAAAGCTGGGTCAGCAGTCTAGATCAAGGTCAACTGGGACAGTCTCCGCCCCACCTGCCCCAACCGCTGGCTGGCCTCGGCGCTCAGCTTCTGATTCTAGCTGAGCGGCTACGCCACACCCGCAGCGCCCTCCAAGAGCGCCAATCCTCCAGCGACCGCCAGTACCTAGCGGAGATACGTGAACTCAAAGCGGCGTTGGCTAAATACGAGCATGAAGATCAAGCCCAATCGGCACTCAGTGATGGCCGCGGCGATCTTCTACGCACGATGAGCCACGAGATGCGCACCCCATTAACCGCGATCATGGGCTACGCCGACCTCCTACAGCGCAACGATGCCAGCCCTGAAACCGGCGAATACGCCGGTGTGATCAGCCGCTCCGCGCGCAACTTGCTGGGAATGATCAACAATTTGTTGGACCTTGCGCGGATTGAGGCTGGCGCGCTTCAGCCTCAAATCACCCAGTTCGACATCACAGAAATCGTCGAAGATACCGTTGCCTTGCTAGCGCCTCTGGCCTTTGAGAAAAGGCTGGAGATCAATACCTTGATCTACCACGACGTTCCTGCACGGCTTCGTGGAGACCCGTTACGAATTGCCCAGGTACTCACCAACCTGCTGTCGAACGCGATCAAATACACCGAGCAAGGCGAAGTTATCGTGCGCCTGCTGCGGGAGAAGAAGGATGGTGATTCTCTGAATCTGCGCCTGGAGGTGGAGGATACCGGGCGTGGCCTAGACTCGGAGCAGCAGCAAAAGCTCTTTCAGGCCTGGCGCCGATTTGAAGTCGCTGGTAGTAGTGCCGGGGGCTCAGGTCTGGGTCTGGCCATTGTCCATCGGCTGCTGGATATGCTCGGTGGCTCTATTGAGGTCAACAGTCAGCCGGGATCCGGCTCCACCTTTATCGCTCACCTACCCGTCCAGCTGGACCGCAGCAGCCGCGCCAACCCTAGCTGGGATGGGCTGCGGGGACAGCGCATTTGGGTCAGCGATAATCACCCAAACTCGGTCAAATCACTGGCCCATTTGCTGACCTTTTGGGATGTGGACTTGCGAACGTGGACACACATGGCCGACTTGCACGATGCGCTGGCAGACCCCAACACCCAGTGTCCTGCAGAGCTACTGATTCTTGGCTTAGACACTCAGGCCAGCAATGCCACCATCGTCGGCCAAATTTTGGAATTACCGGCGCAGCAGCGCCCCCCGATCCTGGTGCTCACCCCCAGTATCGATGCCAGTGAACATGCACGCTGGCAGCGACGCGGCGCCGATGCCGTGCTGGCCAAGGGCGCACCTCGCGCCACACTCTATGACCAGTTAGTGGGCTTGGCGCAGGCACGCTCTGGAGCTGTACCCAAGCCTCTGGCTCATACGCAGGTGCTAGTGGCCGACAACAACCGCGCAGGCCTACGCATTCTCCAAACCCAACTTCATAAGCTGGGTGCCCAAGTCAGTTGCGTGGAAACTGGACATCAGGCCTTAGAAGTTTGGCAGGAGCTCAAACCCAGCTTGGTCTTGCTTGACTATCACATGCCGGAAATGAACGGTTTGGAATGCGCCAAAGCCCTGCGCGCCAGCAGCAACCATCCGGCCATGCTCATCGGGATGAGTGCTTGGCTGGACACCCGTGAAGAACAGGCTTGGAAGCAAGCGGGAATCGACGCCATCCTGCTCAAGCCTTTTGACATGGACCAGCTCCTTCGCGTCACGCGCCATAGCCGCCCGGCCAGCCAGCAGGCCTCCTCTACGCA
This genomic stretch from Oceanococcus sp. HetDA_MAG_MS8 harbors:
- a CDS encoding N-succinylarginine dihydrolase, yielding MTVFEANFDGLVGPSHHYGGLAQGNLAAAENAGQLANPRAAALQGLAKMRTVMNMGLAQGWLPPPLRPDWRFLHALGFRGSRAQVLQQAGREAPQLLQAAYSAASMWTANAATVAPAADTEDGRVHLSVANLVSQAHRALEARHTTHHLRGIFADKQRFTIHEPLPAVQELGDEGAANHTRLGSRWDCPGVHFFVYGAHGQRFRARQTQAASQAIARRHTLTPEHVVLAEQSVQAIDAGVFHNDVICVGHRRVLLAHASAFSDAERVCSELQLALQRAQSEELLLCWASAEDFGLDAAVRSYVFNSQLLDTPDGGIHLLGPANIQEHPGVMAWLNRLVEQGVLEAWSTLDLSQSMRNGGGPACLRLRVPLAESDWLSVREPSRCSPQQLDALEGWVRAHYRDRLEPRDLLDVTFADELETAHQALAEIMAWPELTQVA
- a CDS encoding strictosidine synthase family protein gives rise to the protein MRLIITGLLLILLGYLLFWPVPIQPQAWQPPEPPARSGVLAQNTHLEGAQRVLREQGFGGEAVALDAQGRVYTGFANGDLVRLDPATDVHVLLGNTGGRPLGLALDAQEQLWIADAERGLLRWSDGELTVELREVAGVPLGFADDLVIADNGTIYLSDASVRFDHHHVRADFFEHAANGRVVAFDPANGVSRVVLDGLYFANGLALSPGEDFLLINETSRYRTRRLWLRGPQAGQDEVWASNWPGFPDNIRVASDGGYWLALYAPRNPMLDWVLPRPFWRRVIWRLPRFLQPDPPAVAHVLHLDAQGRIQGSLQGQGQGVFAPITCVVEGPRHLWFGSLSAEGLARFPLSQALSAD
- a CDS encoding response regulator; its protein translation is MIRTLLSAWTGYPGRWLIGFALCIGLVIGGWNLRQNWLAEEMQLRLELAAQAQLATMDPDTISPARLIQHPRVAQAQVAYADGSYSPRARSPDSIPFWLPRRAWSVEHQGTIVEMVLIPVITSQAPVMLLGALMPPLLASLAFALVFAPLLSRPLRRLQSWVSSLDQGQLGQSPPHLPQPLAGLGAQLLILAERLRHTRSALQERQSSSDRQYLAEIRELKAALAKYEHEDQAQSALSDGRGDLLRTMSHEMRTPLTAIMGYADLLQRNDASPETGEYAGVISRSARNLLGMINNLLDLARIEAGALQPQITQFDITEIVEDTVALLAPLAFEKRLEINTLIYHDVPARLRGDPLRIAQVLTNLLSNAIKYTEQGEVIVRLLREKKDGDSLNLRLEVEDTGRGLDSEQQQKLFQAWRRFEVAGSSAGGSGLGLAIVHRLLDMLGGSIEVNSQPGSGSTFIAHLPVQLDRSSRANPSWDGLRGQRIWVSDNHPNSVKSLAHLLTFWDVDLRTWTHMADLHDALADPNTQCPAELLILGLDTQASNATIVGQILELPAQQRPPILVLTPSIDASEHARWQRRGADAVLAKGAPRATLYDQLVGLAQARSGAVPKPLAHTQVLVADNNRAGLRILQTQLHKLGAQVSCVETGHQALEVWQELKPSLVLLDYHMPEMNGLECAKALRASSNHPAMLIGMSAWLDTREEQAWKQAGIDAILLKPFDMDQLLRVTRHSRPASQQASSTQQPSSVRQLLDDPDMADLLREELPQQWQALDQAFIRGQLRDVRDAAHQLHGTAAFLHLQPLQGDLAVFERSLADSRNLDDRRLAEMMSRVQLSVRQLLDELGVAHKAE